The Brevibacillus humidisoli DNA segment TCGTGGAGGATGATTATATGGCCGATCTGGGCGAAGAACGGAGTTTTGATCCCATATATGCGTACAGCAGAACGTCGCACGTCGTATATCTGAAAAGCTTCTCTAAGATCATCTTCCCCGGCTTGCGTTTGGGCGCCGCCGTGTTGCCGGAACCATTGTTGGAAACCTTTTACGCATACAAACGATACGTCGACACCTCTCTGTTATCCCAAGCCGCTCTCGACGTGTACATCAAAAATGGCATGTACGAGCGGCACAAGCGTAAAATAAGCAGACAATACGCAAAACGAATGCGAGCTCTGCATGAGGCCGTACAGCGGCATAACGATGCCAGTTTGATCGAAATATCGGGTGTCAGCTCCGGTGTGTATATGCCGTTCATGCTGCCGCCGACAGTTAACCTGGAGCGCCTGACCAAGCGGCTTGCAGAGAGGCAGGTCACCGTTGTATCCGGAAAGCAGTTCTATTTATCGGATTACCTGGAGCGGGAGAAGTTTTTGCGGATCAGTATTTCACGGGCGCAGCCGGAGCAAATCGAGCAGGGAGTAAAGGTGATCGTGGAGGAAGTGAAGCGGAGCAGGTCGTTTTCCAGTCCTGATTGAAAAAGCCTCTTCCAACCGGAAGAGGCCCCTCCTTTTCGCTTATTCACTGCTTTATTTTTCACAAGCCAAGCCGTCCCCATCCCGATCCAGGCGATGCGGATCGCTCTTTGGCCCGACTGCCGCCTCATAGAAGGCCTGCGCTTCCTCATGGGACGAGAAGTCACTGCAATCACGATCCGGTCCGGATGGATCATAGCGCAAACGTGCTCTGTCCGCATCCCCCTGCTGCTCTGCATCAGGTTTCGCGTCTCCTGATGTGGCGTTCTGCCCGTTCTGGAGCCCTGTTCTCGCTCCTGCGATTTCCGCATGATAGCCATCTTCCTGTGCGTAATTTTCGATCGACCAGATCCCGACGGCAGCTTCCTGCGCCTGCTTTTGCAGCTCCCGGTATTTGTCTACGTATTTTACATTTGGCACGTATACATAAGCGACTCGGGCCAAGCCTTGCTGCAGCAGCATCTCTTGCACGGGCTCACCATCCACATACACATAGTAAAGCAGCCTTCCATACTTGTCTGGTCCATTCGTCACATCCTGCTCAAGCTCTACGGTTTTGTCGGTCAGGATTTCCGTTACGAATTCTTTTGCTTCTTTGCCAAACGGCTGTTGGCCGAGCCTGGGGTGATTGGTCTCTGGTGTATCGATCAATAGCAAGCGAACCGTCTCTTCTTTGCCATTGATCTCTACCTTGATCGTGTCGCCATCTACTACCTTGGTCACTATTGCAGCCAACCCGGCAGGACGAGTCTCTGTGCCACCAGTCGCCTCAGATCCTGCTTCCGATCGATACTCTGCTGCTGAACTACAGCCGATGAGAGTAATACAGACTGCGATGCCAATTACCCATCTCACCAAGTTTATGCGATTCATGCTGAGTCCCACCTCTTCTCTTTCCCCACTTCTGTCATGTATCATGTGGTCCGCTAAAAACGTGCTCTTCTGCTCGCAGATGTTCCTCTTTTACTCCTCTTCCGTCAAGGCCAAGTGCAGGCTCTCCTGTGAGCGGATACTAGTCTCTGAGACCTTGCTCGTCTACCAGTACATTTCGAATATGTAGGTCGCCATGTACGACGGCCAATCTCGCATCAGCTTCGACGGGCTGCAGCGAAGCGAGGAACTGTGATAGACGTCTGTCTCGTGGCCACAGTCCATGTGCCATCATCTTTTCTATATTTGCCTCCAGTTTCGGCTTCTGCTTCGCCACATCCAGTCGCTGCAGCTGATCGCGAGCAACAACTGCTCTCTCAGCTTCCTCCACGGGAAAGTGGTGCAATCTCTGCAGGAAAGCGGCGAGCGGCTCGACTGCCTACCGACGTTAAGCGGTCGTCAACCTGCCAGGCATCTCTCCCGATACCAAGGTGTATCCGGTAAACGGCCACGGGTAGTGCGGAGTTGGCCGACCTTTTCCGAACTCCGACAGTTCAACCGGTGCCAATCGCGGGAACTGATCTTCGATGAGCTGGAAGGCAAGTTTTTCAGATACCACTCGCTCCGGCGACCAAGGCTGTGTCACGGCTAACCCCTCCATCGTATTCTGCCTATCGGTACCCCATGGTGCAACATGAGAAAAAACTGCCCTTATCAGGCAGTTTAGTCAGGCGAATATAACATGCAACTATCTTTTTGCTTATGTCGTCGCCTTCACTCTTTTGAATGAAGCCGTTCCTTTTTTAGCGTGGAAAAACTCAGGGTGAGTCATATATAGCCAAAAAGCAACACTTTTGAAAACCAAAACAACGAAAGCCCTTCCTCTCTTTCATCCTTGCGGCTCCGATGACCGCGCCAAGTGAATCGGAAAACAAAAGAGGATCGAATTCATTCAAAGAGACAGTTAATTATAGCACACCTTTATGGTGCTGTCTAATTTTTTCCGTTACCGATCACCCATCTCCTCACGAACGCCAGTATTAAAGCCAACTCATTCCCTCTCATGGAATGAAAGCCGCACGGTACATTTTTCGATTAGCAATGGACCCGTATGGTAACGCGTTGGAGACATTCCAGAATTGTTCCGATCTGCAGCAGAGGAGCTTGCCCGGATTCAAACCGATCTGGTCTATTTTGCTCATCTTGTAGGGAAGGACGAGTTTGAGCGGGATGTCCTCACACCTCTCTCCAATGTAAAAGCGAACGAAGTGGAGCAGTTGCTTGCACGCAGTCACTATACAGAGGTGTTTGACAGCAGAGAGTTGGTCCAAGGAATATTGGACGGCAAGGCGGCTATCTTCCACAACAATCGGGTCTGGCTTGTTGACGTGTACGGCCCTCGGTCCCGCAACATTTAACCCACAGAGACAGAAACAGTGATAAATCGGCAACAGGAGTATTTCCCATTCAGCAATCGGGGAAATACATCATTAGAACTTCCCATCTCATCGCTAAGCGGTAAGGTCAGCCGCTCTTTCCAATGTTCGTAACAATTTTGACAAGATTTCCCCCTATTTTTTCACCTTAATCCTCCAAAATTTTGTTACGCTATAGTGTGGTCAAGGAGGCATACCTGTATGAAGGTCATCCTGCGTGTTGATGCCAGCATTGGAGTGGAGCTAGAAAGAGAGATAATTTTTCATGGCATCACCAAGTTTGTTGTCCTGCCGAGTGAAAATGATCAAATTGACTTTGTATTCTATGCACTAACACAACAACAGCGAAATGTAATCCATCAATTGTTAAAAAGTCACAGTTACCTTATGACGTTTGCCAAATAAGATCATGCCGCATCATTTTCACCCCCCTTTTTGATAGGGGGCTTTCTTGTAGCTTCTGTCCCTTGTACCTTGATCCGCAGCAAGCTGTGCTGAAACGGATCTGCTGACCATAGCGTAAAAGAAATAACAAACATGATTTGGAGGTTGCAATCATTGTGGAAGAAAGCGTTCTCTCTCGTTTCTCTCGCTCTGCTGATCATCTCTGCCGCCGGCTGTCAGTCTGAATATGGAACGAATCCTGCTGTTGCCTACGTCTCCGCAAGTCCGGACAGTACGTATGAGAAAACATTTAAAGAATTGCACCTAGGAACACTCTTCGACTATACATTGGAACTGCCGTACGCCGACAGCAGTTGGGTCAGAATCTGGGTGGAAGGATACAGGGAGGGGAAACTGGTGGAGCAGTCTCCCTTGGCTGAACTCTCCTACGGCAACAGCCCCAACCAATCTGAAACAGGCCAGATGGGCTGGGGAATCATCAAGGCTGCCGAGGATAAGGAGATGTTCTTGCTCTACGCACATGGAATCACTATGGCCCCCGTTCAACCAGCAGATATTCTCAGTGGTGAAGGCGTCAGCAACTGGGATTACGCCATCGGTGACGAAAAAATCAGCTTGCAATCAGGGGAGACAAAGCTGCTCGCTGTCTACCGTGAAGCGGAGAATCAGCTCCATACCTACGATCTCACGAAAGAAGAGGAGATCAAGCAGATGATCCAGGAAGACAAGACGGTTCTTTTACTCAAGATAAAGGTTGAGAAAAGAGGGGACAACTGATCGTTATTCTCTGTCATGCTGGTTCATTTGGTTGCCCCTTTCCTGCAAGCTTACGCCGCCGCAGCCACCTGCCGCTTCACCCTGTTCAGGTAGAGCAAGAATGCGAGCAGCAAAAGTCCCTGCACCATGATCGCGGCGGAAACCGACAACCCCAGGTAGACCACCACATAGTAGAAACCGGAACCGACCATCATCAGGAAGTTTTCGACAAAGTTTTGGACCGCGATCGTCTTGCCGGAACCGATCATCCGCTTTCCTTCCTCTTGCAACACCGTATTCATCGGTACGATAAACACTCCGCCGAGAAAGCCGACGGCCAGCAGGAAAAGTACAGCGATGCTGGTCAGATGGAAGTGCGGAAACAGCAGAATCAAGACCATCATCCCAAACCCGTAGATGACAGAACGGTAAAAGCGGCTCAGCGGAATCATCCGGGTCGACAGAAACGCACCAGCAATAATGCCAAGAGAGGTGGTGGCCAGGATGAGGGAGACGGAGAAGTCCTTGGGATCAAAGCCTAGCGAGATGGGAATCCAGGCCAGGACCGCTATCCGCAGCACCGCCGAACTCATCCAGAAAGCCCCCGTTCCAATCAGACAGAACTTCGTCGCTGGTTCTCGGAACAACTGCTGGAGATGATCGACGAAATTCCATGCCTCTCTTCCATAACGGATCGACGAGTCCCCGCCGATCCGCGGAATGAAAAAGGTCATCAACACAGACAAGAGATACAGCGCCAAACAGATCAGGGAAGAAGTGATCGCCGGCGTCATCGCCGCTATTGCACCGCCACCGCCGATACCAGTCAGGATGGCGATGATCGTGTACGCTTCGATGCGGGCGTTGGCATGAAACAATTCGTCTTCGTTCCCGGTCAATTCAGGCAGAATCCCGTACTTGGCAGGCGAGTAGACGACCGCCCCCACACCTACGGTGAAATAGCACAACATCAGCAGCAGAATGTTGCTCTGATCGATCAAGATCAGCAACAGCACCCCCAGCACTTTGATCAGGTTGCCGATCACCAGAACCAGTGTCTTCGGGTATTTATCGGCAAACGGTCCGACTACCGGTGCCAGGACGAGATAAGGCAGGAAAAAAGCGATGGAGACGAGTGCCAGTGCCGCTGGAGAAAAACCGTTATCGGTCAGCAGGTTGGCGATGACAAACAAGATCATGTTGTCGGCAAAAGCAGACAGAAACTGGGTGATATAAAGGGCGGGCAATGGCTTAAGCCGTAGTTGGCGCATGTGCTTGGTCTCCTCTCTCCGCCATCTGTTTTAGGCTGACATAATCGGTTTTTCCACTTCCCAAGAGGGGCAGTTGGGGAACGACCCGGATCGACTGCGGCTGCAGCAAGGGAGAGTATCCGTTTTCTGTGATATAGCGCCGCAGAGCAACCAGTTGGGCGGCAGGATCAGTGGTGTAGAGAATGATTCGCTCTCCCTTGCGTCGATCACTAATCGCAACAGCCGCGAATTCAGAATGACCATAACACTGAACCGCCAGTTCCTCTACCAGATTGAGCGAGATCATCTCTCCGCCGATTTTGGCAAACCGTTTCAGCCGCGACTGGATCGTCACGTATCCATCGTGATCCGTCTCAACCAGATCACCTGTTTGGTACCATTCTTCAACGGGGATGAACCCTTTGCCGTGCATCAGATAACCTTTCATCACATTGGGACCGCGTACGACCAGGTGGCCGCCCGCCGCAATCCCCTCAACCGGCTCCAACCGATGCTCAATGCCAGGAAGAAGACGTCCCACTGTTCCCTGTCGATTGCAAAGCGGCGTATTCAGCGAGAGAATCGGTGAAGTCTCCGTCGCTCCATACCCTTCAAAAATGCGGACGCCAAACTTCTCCTGCCACAGTTGGCGAACATCCTCCTTCAGCTTTTCAGCCCCTGCAAACACATACCGCAACGAGTAAAAGTTGTAGGAATGCGCATGTTTGCCATAACCAGCCAGGAAAGTGGAGGTTCCAAACATGATGGTCACATTTTGGTCGTAGCAGAGCTCTGCAATCACTTTATAGTGAAGCGGACTCGGATACAGGTAGACAGGAACACCGGTCAAGATCGGCAAAAACGTACCGGCCGTCAGTCCAAAGCTGTGAAACATCGGCAGCGCGTTGAAGATTTTGTCGCGGGACGTAAAGTCAATCACGCTGCGAACTTGCTGGATATTGGCATAGAGATTCTGGTGGGTCAACACCACACCTTTCGGCTTGCTCTCGCTGCCGGAAGTGAATAGTATCAGTTCGTTGTTCTTGGCCTTGGACTGTTTTCCGATCAGATAGAGACCAAGCCCCGTCAGTTTATCCCCCAGCGTGACGCTCTCACGGATATCTTCCAGATAGATGATCGAGACTTTCTCCTGCAGTCCGGCGATCAAGGACTCCAGCTTCCCTTTCTC contains these protein-coding regions:
- a CDS encoding thermonuclease family protein, translated to MNRINLVRWVIGIAVCITLIGCSSAAEYRSEAGSEATGGTETRPAGLAAIVTKVVDGDTIKVEINGKEETVRLLLIDTPETNHPRLGQQPFGKEAKEFVTEILTDKTVELEQDVTNGPDKYGRLLYYVYVDGEPVQEMLLQQGLARVAYVYVPNVKYVDKYRELQKQAQEAAVGIWSIENYAQEDGYHAEIAGARTGLQNGQNATSGDAKPDAEQQGDADRARLRYDPSGPDRDCSDFSSHEEAQAFYEAAVGPKSDPHRLDRDGDGLACEK
- a CDS encoding phosphotransferase — protein: MEEAERAVVARDQLQRLDVAKQKPKLEANIEKMMAHGLWPRDRRLSQFLASLQPVEADARLAVVHGDLHIRNVLVDEQGLRD
- a CDS encoding spore germination protein, which translates into the protein MFRSAAEELARIQTDLVYFAHLVGKDEFERDVLTPLSNVKANEVEQLLARSHYTEVFDSRELVQGILDGKAAIFHNNRVWLVDVYGPRSRNI
- the lplT gene encoding lysophospholipid transporter LplT, which encodes MRQLRLKPLPALYITQFLSAFADNMILFVIANLLTDNGFSPAALALVSIAFFLPYLVLAPVVGPFADKYPKTLVLVIGNLIKVLGVLLLILIDQSNILLLMLCYFTVGVGAVVYSPAKYGILPELTGNEDELFHANARIEAYTIIAILTGIGGGGAIAAMTPAITSSLICLALYLLSVLMTFFIPRIGGDSSIRYGREAWNFVDHLQQLFREPATKFCLIGTGAFWMSSAVLRIAVLAWIPISLGFDPKDFSVSLILATTSLGIIAGAFLSTRMIPLSRFYRSVIYGFGMMVLILLFPHFHLTSIAVLFLLAVGFLGGVFIVPMNTVLQEEGKRMIGSGKTIAVQNFVENFLMMVGSGFYYVVVYLGLSVSAAIMVQGLLLLAFLLYLNRVKRQVAAAA
- a CDS encoding AMP-binding protein, with amino-acid sequence MFILHAFVRLLCKLMFCVRLQGLEKIDFSQPALIIPNHVSLLDAVLLSAYLPKSATFVANTDIAKRFAFLLRYRKHITVDPLNPYSMRRMLRVVKEGESLVIFPEGRITTTGGLMKIYSGVGYIAMRTGVTVYPVTILGLERSVFSYLKDKVRQSWFPQVTVAVGSPFTLQRDPNRSMREQKAEASDFILRIMQQELFQARMKTGVNLFNEALQAARMHGANLEICKDLTTAVTYRKLLIASYVLGRKLNPLLPANQNVGVLLPTSIGHATLLFSLFRIGKTPAILNFSLGVRTLLDCCETAGIYTILTSRVFVEKGKLESLIAGLQEKVSIIYLEDIRESVTLGDKLTGLGLYLIGKQSKAKNNELILFTSGSESKPKGVVLTHQNLYANIQQVRSVIDFTSRDKIFNALPMFHSFGLTAGTFLPILTGVPVYLYPSPLHYKVIAELCYDQNVTIMFGTSTFLAGYGKHAHSYNFYSLRYVFAGAEKLKEDVRQLWQEKFGVRIFEGYGATETSPILSLNTPLCNRQGTVGRLLPGIEHRLEPVEGIAAGGHLVVRGPNVMKGYLMHGKGFIPVEEWYQTGDLVETDHDGYVTIQSRLKRFAKIGGEMISLNLVEELAVQCYGHSEFAAVAISDRRKGERIILYTTDPAAQLVALRRYITENGYSPLLQPQSIRVVPQLPLLGSGKTDYVSLKQMAERGDQAHAPTTA